A stretch of the Planctomycetota bacterium genome encodes the following:
- the pckA gene encoding phosphoenolpyruvate carboxykinase (ATP): MPTKTATALDLSAARTLRNLPPARLVELALAAGEGTLASNGALVCMTGDRTGRSPTDKYLEDTPAIHGKIDWGKVNQPMTADQFELAEAIATEHLNAQDRLYCFEGFAGADPEYRLGVRVVTEQAWHNLFASTLFIRQGTEAAGGSTDWNHDWTILNAGRRGLTEDEARQFGVPGPILIAQSLERKTVVILGTEYAGEIKKSIFYAMNFDMPEVGVFPMHCSANVAKDDPSNVALFFGLSGTGKTTLSADPDRALIGDDEHGWSDKGVFNFEGGCYAKCIKLSKEGEPQIWDAIRFGSVLENTVVDDETREPDYDDGSITENTRVTYPVEYIPGAVIPSTGAHPKNVIFLTADAFGVMPPVSKLTAEQAMYYFINGYTSKLAGTEAGVTEPQPNFSACFGAPFMPRPPAEYAGMLAERIKKHDADVWLLNTGWTGGPHGTGHRFELAYTRAMVSAILSGELAKAEYAEHPILGLRMPTAVAGVPSEVLDPRNTWSDGAAYDAKAKDLAQRFRANDAKYDMADAVRASGPNA; this comes from the coding sequence ATGCCGACGAAGACCGCCACCGCCCTCGACCTCTCGGCCGCCCGCACCCTCCGCAATCTGCCACCGGCGCGGCTCGTCGAGCTGGCGCTGGCCGCCGGCGAGGGCACGCTGGCATCCAACGGCGCGCTCGTGTGCATGACCGGCGACCGGACCGGCCGCAGCCCCACCGACAAGTACCTCGAGGACACACCGGCCATCCACGGCAAGATCGACTGGGGCAAGGTCAACCAGCCGATGACCGCCGACCAGTTCGAACTGGCCGAGGCGATCGCCACCGAGCACCTCAACGCCCAGGATCGGCTGTACTGCTTCGAGGGCTTCGCCGGGGCCGACCCCGAGTATCGCCTGGGCGTCCGCGTGGTGACCGAGCAGGCGTGGCACAACCTCTTCGCAAGCACGCTGTTCATCCGCCAGGGCACCGAGGCCGCCGGCGGCTCGACGGACTGGAACCACGACTGGACGATCCTGAATGCGGGCCGCCGCGGGCTGACCGAGGACGAGGCCCGCCAGTTCGGCGTGCCCGGGCCGATCCTGATCGCCCAGTCGCTCGAGCGCAAGACGGTGGTGATCCTCGGCACCGAGTACGCCGGCGAGATCAAGAAGAGCATCTTCTACGCCATGAACTTCGACATGCCCGAGGTCGGCGTGTTCCCCATGCACTGCTCGGCCAACGTGGCCAAGGACGATCCGAGCAATGTCGCGCTGTTCTTTGGCCTCAGCGGCACGGGCAAGACGACGCTGAGCGCCGACCCCGACCGCGCCCTCATCGGCGACGACGAGCACGGCTGGAGCGACAAGGGCGTGTTCAACTTCGAGGGTGGCTGCTACGCCAAGTGCATCAAGCTCTCGAAGGAGGGCGAGCCGCAGATCTGGGACGCCATCCGCTTCGGCAGCGTGCTCGAGAACACCGTCGTCGACGACGAGACCCGCGAGCCCGACTACGACGATGGCTCGATCACCGAGAACACCCGCGTGACCTACCCGGTGGAGTACATCCCGGGCGCGGTGATCCCATCGACGGGCGCGCACCCCAAGAACGTCATCTTCCTGACGGCCGACGCGTTCGGTGTAATGCCGCCCGTGTCCAAGCTGACGGCCGAGCAGGCGATGTACTACTTCATCAACGGCTACACCAGCAAGCTGGCGGGCACCGAGGCCGGCGTCACGGAGCCCCAGCCCAACTTCAGCGCGTGCTTCGGCGCCCCATTCATGCCGAGGCCGCCCGCCGAGTACGCCGGCATGCTCGCCGAGCGGATCAAGAAGCACGACGCCGACGTCTGGCTGCTCAACACGGGCTGGACGGGCGGCCCCCACGGCACGGGCCACCGCTTCGAGCTGGCGTATACCCGTGCGATGGTGTCGGCCATCCTCTCGGGCGAGCTCGCGAAGGCGGAGTACGCCGAACACCCGATCCTGGGCCTGCGGATGCCTACCGCCGTGGCGGGTGTGCCGTCGGAGGTGCTCGACCCGCGGAACACGTGGAGCGACGGCGCCGCCTACGACGCCAAGGCGAAGGACCTCGCCCAGCGCTTCCGAGCCAACGACGCCAAGTACGACATGGCGGACGCCGTGCGGGCGTCGGGCCCGAACGCGTAG
- the secG gene encoding preprotein translocase subunit SecG encodes MTLTLGLSPIIENLLTLLFLAVAVVLILVVLIQRPSGGGLSGAFGASSGSGQTAFGAKTGDALTYMTIGAFVMFVGLAILLVFVSRPDTQQATQPTAGAAQPQVAADADSPPADDEPAESAAGDGDEGTGSSGGPDQSPPDPESEQPAEVPPAEEPPGEPATDPSTPDPAPPGR; translated from the coding sequence ATGACGCTGACCCTCGGGCTCAGCCCGATCATCGAGAATCTGCTGACGCTGCTGTTCCTGGCGGTGGCGGTGGTGCTCATCCTGGTGGTACTCATCCAGCGGCCCTCGGGCGGCGGCCTGAGCGGGGCCTTCGGCGCATCGAGCGGATCGGGCCAGACGGCCTTCGGCGCCAAGACCGGCGACGCCCTGACGTACATGACCATCGGCGCCTTCGTGATGTTCGTCGGCCTGGCGATCCTCCTGGTGTTCGTCAGCCGCCCCGACACGCAGCAGGCCACGCAGCCGACCGCCGGCGCCGCCCAGCCGCAGGTGGCCGCCGACGCCGACTCGCCGCCCGCAGATGATGAACCCGCGGAGAGCGCCGCCGGCGATGGAGACGAGGGCACGGGCTCGTCCGGCGGCCCGGACCAATCGCCTCCGGATCCCGAGAGCGAGCAGCCCGCCGAGGTGCCACCCGCCGAGGAACCACCGGGTGAACCCGCGACCGATCCCTCGACGCCCGATCCCGCGCCGCCCGGTCGGTAG
- the tpiA gene encoding triose-phosphate isomerase: protein MRRPFFGGNWKMNTTRAEAAELGRAVARDAFSGVDVAVFPPFVWLNAVGDALAGSPVALGAQDCSQHQNGAHTGEVSASMLAELGVAAVLVGHSERRHDVGEPDDLVRAKLAAVLDAGLTGVLCIGETLEQREAGQTDAVNERQLRSALDGLPGAAADRLVIAYEPVWAIGTGRTASPADAQAAHAAARGVIAGVLGGGAADAMRIIYGGSMKAANAAALLAEPDVDGGLVGGASLAAADFAEITRSAATANA from the coding sequence ATGCGAAGGCCCTTCTTCGGCGGCAACTGGAAGATGAACACCACCCGGGCCGAGGCGGCGGAGCTCGGCCGAGCCGTCGCCCGCGACGCGTTCTCGGGCGTGGACGTGGCCGTGTTCCCGCCGTTCGTCTGGCTCAACGCCGTTGGCGACGCCCTGGCGGGCTCGCCGGTGGCCCTAGGCGCCCAGGACTGCTCGCAGCACCAGAACGGCGCCCATACTGGTGAGGTCTCGGCCTCGATGCTGGCCGAGCTGGGCGTGGCCGCGGTGCTGGTGGGCCACTCCGAGCGGCGGCACGACGTTGGCGAGCCGGACGACCTCGTGCGGGCCAAGCTCGCCGCGGTGCTCGACGCGGGCCTCACGGGCGTGCTGTGCATCGGCGAGACGCTCGAGCAGCGTGAGGCCGGCCAGACCGATGCCGTCAACGAGCGGCAGCTGCGGTCGGCTCTCGACGGGCTGCCCGGGGCGGCGGCCGACCGGCTTGTCATCGCCTACGAACCCGTGTGGGCCATTGGCACGGGACGGACCGCATCGCCTGCGGATGCCCAGGCGGCACACGCGGCGGCGCGGGGCGTGATCGCCGGCGTGCTAGGCGGTGGCGCGGCGGACGCGATGCGGATCATCTACGGCGGCTCGATGAAGGCCGCCAATGCCGCCGCCCTGCTGGCCGAGCCCGACGTCGACGGCGGGCTCGTCGGCGGTGCGTCGCTCGCGGCCGCGGACTTCGCCGAGATCACGCGGTCGGCCGCCACCGCGAACGCCTGA
- a CDS encoding YicC/YloC family endoribonuclease — translation MTGYGEASAEVDGSAYFVEVRSVNHRYLKTSVRLPEELAPLEAELEEAIRGMLTRGSVTVRGVCVLRGDHEAHSVNAAALRKYAEQLREVPGAMGVDGATIDLASLMTLPGVLVPPPMTERIAEARSSLLGLLPEACRALIAMREREGAALADELADLCRVITESLAVVRERAPLASAEYERRLRSRIEGMLPQADAVDVVREVAAYAERCDVNEEVSRLGGHVEQFLDALRAGGGTVGRKLDFIAQEMLREANTIASKSPDAEIARSIIEAKAAIDRIKEQVQNVE, via the coding sequence ATGACCGGCTATGGAGAGGCCTCCGCGGAGGTGGACGGCTCGGCCTACTTCGTCGAGGTTCGCTCGGTTAACCACCGCTACCTCAAGACCTCCGTGCGACTGCCCGAGGAGCTCGCGCCGCTCGAGGCCGAACTCGAGGAGGCCATCCGCGGCATGCTGACCCGCGGGTCGGTGACGGTCCGCGGCGTGTGCGTGCTGCGGGGCGATCACGAGGCACACAGCGTCAATGCCGCCGCGTTGCGGAAGTACGCCGAGCAGCTCCGCGAGGTGCCGGGAGCAATGGGCGTCGACGGCGCGACGATCGATCTGGCGTCGCTGATGACGCTGCCCGGCGTGCTCGTGCCGCCGCCCATGACCGAACGCATCGCCGAGGCGCGATCGAGCCTGCTGGGCCTGCTGCCCGAGGCGTGCCGGGCGCTCATCGCGATGCGGGAGCGCGAGGGAGCGGCCCTCGCCGACGAGCTGGCCGACCTGTGCCGGGTCATCACCGAGAGCCTCGCGGTCGTGCGGGAGCGGGCGCCGCTTGCCAGCGCGGAGTACGAGCGTCGGCTGCGGTCGCGGATCGAGGGCATGCTGCCCCAGGCCGACGCGGTAGACGTGGTCCGAGAGGTCGCGGCCTACGCCGAGCGGTGCGACGTCAACGAGGAGGTCTCGCGGCTGGGCGGGCACGTCGAGCAGTTCCTCGATGCGCTGCGGGCCGGCGGCGGCACCGTGGGCCGCAAGCTGGACTTCATCGCCCAGGAGATGCTCCGCGAAGCCAACACCATCGCCAGCAAGAGCCCCGACGCCGAGATCGCGCGTTCGATCATCGAGGCGAAGGCGGCCATCGACCGCATCAAAGAACAGGTCCAGAACGTCGAGTAG
- a CDS encoding phosphotransferase: MSRMREQHAGEGDAGHISPAALRAAEADAGFAPGEIHRVRVQYAIGALLRAQPLMAGSPLAPKMLLRGSISGLVVLKRLAPGADDPGFVHVTHSIHRRLAAHGFPVAELLATKKGATALRLGGRTFEVLRFVAGKRCDRTPAQTREAGEALGRYHALLGNAHDHLQGIGRTIGEPRTGVYHDDIRVRQSLARLPSAIEGDDGKDLAARVGALYEAAAARARNTLAGSDAQIVHGDWHPGNLIYRGDRIAAVLDHESAGIAPSMLDVANGALQFSLTAEGPDPKRWPTAPDQGLLGAFLEGVRSGRAIVGSRGLSEEVWAALPWLMAEALIAEAAIPIAGTGTFHGREPATFLRMVARKSQWFTDHAGDVLALGTG, from the coding sequence ATGAGCCGGATGCGCGAGCAGCACGCCGGCGAAGGCGACGCGGGCCACATCTCGCCCGCGGCGCTCCGGGCCGCAGAGGCCGACGCAGGCTTCGCGCCCGGAGAGATCCACCGCGTCCGCGTCCAGTACGCCATCGGCGCACTGCTGCGGGCCCAGCCGCTGATGGCGGGCTCGCCGCTGGCCCCCAAGATGCTCCTGCGCGGCTCGATCTCCGGCCTCGTGGTGCTCAAGCGGCTGGCTCCGGGCGCGGACGATCCGGGCTTCGTGCACGTCACCCATTCGATCCACCGCCGGCTCGCGGCGCATGGGTTCCCGGTCGCCGAACTGCTGGCCACCAAGAAGGGCGCCACGGCGCTGCGGCTGGGGGGCCGCACCTTCGAGGTGCTGCGCTTCGTGGCGGGCAAACGCTGCGACCGGACCCCCGCGCAGACCCGCGAGGCGGGCGAGGCCCTGGGCCGCTACCACGCGCTGCTGGGCAACGCGCACGACCACCTCCAGGGCATCGGCCGCACCATCGGCGAACCCCGCACCGGCGTCTACCACGACGACATCCGGGTGCGGCAGAGCCTCGCACGGCTGCCCTCGGCGATCGAGGGCGACGACGGCAAGGACCTGGCCGCCCGCGTCGGGGCGCTCTACGAAGCGGCGGCCGCCCGCGCACGCAACACGCTGGCGGGCAGCGATGCCCAGATCGTCCACGGCGATTGGCATCCGGGGAACCTCATCTATCGGGGCGATCGCATCGCCGCGGTGCTCGACCACGAGTCGGCGGGCATCGCCCCGAGCATGCTGGACGTCGCCAACGGTGCGCTGCAGTTCTCGCTGACGGCCGAGGGACCCGATCCGAAGCGGTGGCCGACCGCTCCAGATCAGGGCCTGCTGGGCGCCTTCCTGGAAGGCGTGCGGAGTGGGCGGGCGATCGTGGGCTCCCGGGGGCTCTCGGAAGAGGTCTGGGCGGCCCTGCCCTGGCTGATGGCCGAGGCGCTGATCGCCGAGGCGGCCATCCCGATCGCCGGCACCGGGACCTTCCACGGCCGCGAGCCGGCGACCTTCCTGCGGATGGTGGCCCGCAAGAGCCAGTGGTTCACCGACCACGCAGGCGACGTGCTCGCACTCGGCACCGGCTAG
- a CDS encoding NAD(P)/FAD-dependent oxidoreductase, whose amino-acid sequence MVTATTERACDVAIVGGGPAGSTIACLLKKYKPALDVLIVEKESFPREHVGESQLPAIGVVLHEMGVWDKVEAAGFPVKLGASLTWGRDKERWDFDFYPVEEFKDEPRPARFEGQRTRTAFQVERSIYDKILLDHAREMGTAVLEETAVREVLKTGDRVDGMHLSDGSTVRARHYVDASGAIALLRRAMGVESEAPKALRNVAFWSYWDNVKWAVEIGVGGTRVQVRSLPYGWIWFIPLSATRASVGLICPAEYYKQSGLKPAEIYHKALAEQQEISELMASSEQTDEVRSTKDWSHVADRVVGENWYVCGEAAGFADPILAAGMTLAHTSARELAYTILEMEREEYNESWLASSYDRKTRRNITQHIRFAQYWYASNGNFTDLQEHCQAIAEEAGLELTPQDAWRWLAQGGFTNQTLHSANLGSFDLGTARQIVGKFGDAELDLASETFTFMDANTLVLDLEGATEERVAEYDSGRVKPIDCFTRNGKVLPKTGAYAVLVSMLRQSDDANQIFGYLQNHLRTNHTPADAKRYMNESVQAMEVMVVDGWVKAKVDPDRPMPQWSLGTNRQLRSTEEGLRAYEASRGASTTAG is encoded by the coding sequence ATGGTGACCGCAACGACCGAACGGGCGTGCGACGTGGCGATCGTGGGCGGCGGGCCCGCGGGCAGCACCATCGCCTGCCTGCTCAAGAAGTACAAGCCCGCCCTCGACGTACTCATCGTCGAAAAGGAGTCCTTCCCGCGGGAGCACGTCGGCGAGAGCCAGCTGCCGGCCATCGGCGTCGTGCTGCACGAGATGGGCGTGTGGGACAAGGTCGAGGCCGCCGGGTTCCCCGTGAAGCTCGGCGCCAGCCTCACCTGGGGCCGCGACAAGGAACGCTGGGACTTCGACTTCTACCCCGTCGAGGAATTCAAGGACGAGCCCCGCCCCGCGCGGTTCGAGGGCCAGCGGACCCGCACCGCCTTCCAGGTCGAGCGCTCGATCTACGACAAGATCCTGCTCGACCATGCTCGCGAGATGGGCACCGCGGTGCTCGAGGAGACCGCCGTCCGCGAGGTGCTCAAGACCGGCGATCGCGTCGACGGCATGCATCTGTCCGATGGCAGCACCGTGCGGGCCCGCCATTACGTCGATGCGAGCGGCGCCATCGCCCTGCTCCGCCGCGCGATGGGCGTCGAGAGCGAGGCGCCCAAGGCCCTCCGCAACGTCGCGTTCTGGAGCTACTGGGACAACGTCAAGTGGGCCGTCGAGATTGGCGTGGGCGGCACCCGCGTGCAGGTCCGCAGCCTGCCCTACGGCTGGATCTGGTTCATCCCGCTCTCGGCCACGCGCGCCAGCGTCGGGTTGATCTGTCCGGCCGAGTACTACAAGCAGTCGGGGCTCAAGCCCGCGGAGATCTACCACAAGGCGCTGGCCGAGCAGCAAGAGATCTCCGAGCTGATGGCTAGCTCCGAGCAGACCGACGAGGTCCGCTCGACCAAGGACTGGTCGCACGTCGCCGACCGCGTGGTGGGGGAGAACTGGTACGTCTGCGGCGAGGCGGCCGGCTTCGCCGACCCCATCCTGGCCGCGGGCATGACGCTGGCGCACACGTCGGCTCGCGAGCTGGCGTACACCATCCTCGAGATGGAGCGGGAGGAGTACAACGAATCGTGGCTGGCCTCGAGCTACGACCGCAAGACCCGCCGCAACATTACCCAGCACATCCGCTTCGCGCAGTACTGGTACGCCTCCAACGGCAACTTCACCGACCTGCAGGAGCACTGCCAGGCCATCGCCGAGGAGGCCGGCCTGGAGCTTACGCCCCAGGACGCCTGGCGCTGGCTCGCGCAGGGCGGCTTCACCAACCAGACACTGCACTCGGCCAACCTCGGGTCGTTCGACCTGGGCACCGCGCGGCAGATCGTCGGCAAGTTCGGCGACGCCGAGCTGGACCTGGCCAGTGAGACCTTTACCTTCATGGACGCCAACACGCTCGTACTCGATCTCGAGGGCGCCACCGAGGAGCGGGTGGCCGAGTACGACAGCGGCCGCGTCAAGCCCATCGACTGCTTCACGCGGAATGGCAAGGTGCTGCCCAAGACCGGGGCGTACGCCGTGCTGGTGTCGATGCTTCGCCAGAGCGACGACGCGAACCAGATCTTCGGCTACCTGCAGAACCACCTGCGCACCAACCACACGCCCGCCGACGCCAAGCGATACATGAACGAGTCCGTCCAGGCGATGGAAGTGATGGTGGTCGATGGCTGGGTGAAGGCCAAGGTCGACCCCGATCGCCCGATGCCGCAGTGGTCGCTGGGCACCAACCGCCAGCTGCGGAGCACCGAGGAAGGGCTCCGGGCCTACGAAGCCTCCCGGGGGGCGAGCACCACCGCGGGCTGA
- a CDS encoding NAD(P)/FAD-dependent oxidoreductase, with amino-acid sequence MSDNTPYDIAIVGGGPAGSTVGGLMKIHNPDLRVLIVEREVFPREHVGESQLPAINPILDELGVWERVEAANFPIKIGASYTWGKDAEQWDFDLYPLEQFVEAPRPGSLEGQRRSTTFQVERSIYDKILLDRAEEVGCEVRQGTKVTKVASEGDRIEHLELSDGTSVQAEDYVDASGTVGLLRRAMGVESDAPKALRNIAIWDYWDGVDWAVEIGNATRVQVRSIGYGWLWYIPLSETRASCGLVCPSEYYKKRGLSPEELYLEAISKEPRISELTAPGTRSGTVQTTKDWSHLADRLVGENWWLVGEAAGFADPILAAGMTLAHGSGRDVACTLLEKRRGQLSEKWLARNYNDRTRRSIRQHIQFAQYWYAANGNFTDLQEHCTEIADEAGLSLDPKQAWAWLAQGGFTNSNALQPVFGSYDLTAARRVMEIFAGEQHKYTFHQYNTLRPDIEGAENSSVPHYGAGRVEKVEGLRRGNYFVPFGGVHGEIMKIATRVHDINQIFAGIQQVVNQQVPEEHRSLGRNRFFQTLETLVLEGWLKGSVDPTRPMLQWDYVPSKQIRWATDSDEALRKRNEAMASN; translated from the coding sequence ATGTCCGATAATACTCCGTACGACATCGCCATCGTCGGCGGCGGGCCCGCGGGCTCGACCGTCGGCGGCCTCATGAAGATCCACAATCCCGATCTGCGGGTGCTCATCGTCGAGCGGGAGGTCTTCCCGCGGGAGCACGTCGGCGAGAGCCAGCTGCCCGCGATCAACCCCATCCTGGACGAGCTCGGCGTGTGGGAGCGGGTCGAGGCCGCCAACTTCCCCATCAAGATCGGCGCCAGCTACACCTGGGGCAAGGACGCCGAGCAGTGGGACTTCGACCTGTACCCGCTCGAGCAATTCGTCGAGGCGCCCCGCCCGGGCAGCCTCGAGGGCCAGCGGCGATCCACGACGTTCCAGGTCGAGCGGTCGATCTACGACAAGATCCTGCTGGATCGGGCCGAGGAGGTCGGCTGCGAGGTCCGACAGGGCACCAAGGTCACGAAGGTCGCGTCCGAGGGCGACCGCATCGAGCACCTCGAGCTCAGCGACGGCACGAGCGTACAGGCCGAGGATTACGTGGACGCCTCGGGTACCGTCGGCCTCCTCCGCCGGGCGATGGGCGTGGAGAGCGACGCCCCCAAGGCCCTGCGCAACATCGCGATCTGGGACTACTGGGACGGCGTCGACTGGGCCGTCGAGATCGGCAACGCCACGCGGGTGCAGGTCCGCAGCATCGGCTACGGCTGGCTGTGGTACATCCCCTTAAGCGAGACCCGCGCCAGCTGCGGCCTGGTGTGCCCCAGCGAGTACTACAAGAAGCGCGGCCTCAGCCCCGAGGAACTCTACCTCGAGGCCATCTCCAAGGAGCCGCGGATCTCCGAGCTGACCGCGCCGGGAACCCGGTCGGGCACCGTGCAGACCACCAAGGACTGGTCGCACCTGGCCGACCGGCTCGTCGGCGAGAACTGGTGGCTCGTGGGCGAGGCGGCGGGCTTCGCCGATCCCATCCTGGCCGCCGGCATGACGCTGGCGCACGGGTCGGGCCGCGACGTGGCCTGCACGCTGCTCGAGAAGCGGCGGGGCCAGCTCTCCGAGAAATGGCTCGCCCGCAACTACAACGATCGCACGCGGCGATCCATCCGCCAGCACATCCAGTTCGCGCAGTACTGGTACGCCGCCAACGGCAACTTCACCGACCTGCAGGAGCACTGCACGGAGATCGCCGACGAAGCCGGCCTGTCGCTCGATCCCAAGCAGGCCTGGGCCTGGCTGGCGCAGGGTGGCTTCACCAACAGCAACGCGCTGCAGCCCGTCTTCGGCAGCTACGACCTGACCGCGGCCCGCCGCGTGATGGAGATCTTCGCGGGCGAGCAGCACAAGTACACCTTCCACCAGTACAACACGCTGCGGCCCGACATCGAGGGGGCGGAGAATTCCAGCGTGCCGCACTACGGCGCGGGCCGCGTCGAGAAGGTCGAGGGCCTCCGCCGGGGCAACTACTTCGTGCCCTTCGGCGGCGTGCACGGCGAGATCATGAAGATCGCCACGCGGGTGCATGACATCAACCAGATCTTCGCGGGCATCCAGCAGGTGGTGAACCAGCAGGTGCCCGAGGAGCACCGCAGCCTGGGCCGCAACCGCTTCTTCCAGACGCTCGAGACGCTCGTGCTCGAGGGCTGGCTGAAGGGCAGCGTCGATCCGACGCGGCCGATGCTCCAGTGGGACTACGTGCCCAGCAAGCAGATCCGCTGGGCGACCGATAGCGACGAGGCGCTCCGCAAGCGCAACGAGGCAATGGCCTCCAACTAG
- a CDS encoding PDZ domain-containing protein — MAVRGLVIALSWLALIGAASPAATAQRDEDVAALREAMAEMAVDSWPARAAAAQRLADLVRELEPGHALATLERAYTEALESDVDPAGHAEATRRFEDLAARVFVLSPKAGLGVSFSTNSGEGLRLGNVIPGFDAYTKLRENDVITAIAGVPIHGRDDGVTVAIVSHMPGESAQIDLKRDGEPMRVAVTFGDRARLQTPRQLSDAQLLRAWALRLERLRGDHGGGSLGWMDARASVRAPNAREPMRRRVHAPGVALGGEPASASTRRPGVTIVGEGDGGVERQLRAELLRLDRNLATTQAGLTRARSQRTTLQAEMRALPDTDAGRARRALITEQVAELDELLRSLQQEARTLNRERARILRRLNE; from the coding sequence ATGGCAGTTCGCGGCCTCGTGATCGCACTCTCGTGGCTCGCGCTGATCGGCGCGGCCTCCCCCGCAGCCACCGCGCAGCGCGACGAGGACGTCGCGGCACTCCGCGAGGCGATGGCCGAGATGGCCGTCGACAGCTGGCCGGCCCGCGCCGCGGCGGCGCAGCGGCTGGCCGACCTCGTCCGCGAGCTCGAACCCGGGCATGCGCTGGCGACGCTCGAGCGGGCGTACACCGAGGCGCTCGAGTCCGACGTCGATCCGGCGGGCCACGCCGAGGCGACCCGCCGCTTCGAGGACCTGGCCGCCCGCGTCTTCGTGCTCAGCCCCAAGGCGGGCCTGGGCGTGAGCTTCAGCACCAACAGCGGCGAGGGGCTCCGGCTGGGCAACGTGATCCCGGGCTTCGATGCGTACACCAAGCTCCGCGAGAACGATGTCATCACCGCCATCGCCGGCGTGCCCATCCACGGCCGCGACGACGGCGTCACCGTCGCGATCGTGTCGCACATGCCCGGCGAGTCCGCCCAGATCGACCTCAAGCGTGACGGCGAGCCGATGCGGGTTGCGGTCACCTTCGGCGACCGCGCCCGGCTGCAGACGCCGCGGCAGCTCAGCGACGCCCAGCTGCTGCGGGCGTGGGCCCTGCGCCTCGAGCGGCTCCGCGGCGATCACGGCGGGGGCAGCCTGGGCTGGATGGATGCGCGGGCCTCGGTCCGGGCGCCCAACGCCCGCGAGCCCATGCGACGCCGCGTGCACGCGCCGGGCGTCGCCCTGGGCGGCGAGCCGGCGTCGGCCTCGACCCGGCGGCCGGGCGTGACGATCGTCGGCGAGGGCGACGGCGGCGTCGAGAGGCAGCTCCGCGCCGAATTGCTCCGGCTCGATCGCAACCTCGCCACAACGCAGGCCGGCCTCACCCGCGCCCGCTCGCAACGGACGACCCTGCAGGCCGAGATGCGGGCCCTGCCCGACACCGACGCGGGACGGGCGCGGCGGGCCCTGATCACCGAGCAGGTCGCCGAACTGGACGAGCTGCTGCGCAGCCTGCAGCAGGAAGCGCGGACGCTCAACCGCGAGCGAGCCCGGATCCTGCGACGCCTCAACGAATAG
- a CDS encoding fructosamine kinase family protein, with protein sequence MASGRERIAAALGTEIEPLERLAGGCIADVVATTTRHHGPIVAKLAGSDGTLDVEAGMLRDLAVRAPFLPNPEIYYADAGLLIMERLPGSTGIGIDAQPHLAELLAELHGVTAPKFGYPRDTLIGSLPQPNAAGSRPGCWADFFAEHRVRAFATRARTRGSISEAGLRTAHALADAIRSSPERYVAPGEDPVLIHGDLWSGNMLSDGGRVTGLIDPAIYFADREIELAFVTLFGCVGDAFFGRYGELRPIQPGFWEFRRDLYTIYPLLVHATLFGGGYGAQAEAAMARVLGRA encoded by the coding sequence ATGGCATCGGGACGCGAACGCATCGCGGCGGCGCTCGGCACCGAGATCGAGCCGCTGGAGCGGCTGGCGGGCGGCTGCATCGCCGACGTCGTCGCAACAACAACGCGGCACCACGGACCGATCGTCGCCAAGCTGGCGGGCTCGGACGGCACGCTGGACGTCGAGGCCGGCATGCTCCGCGATCTCGCCGTACGCGCGCCATTCCTGCCCAATCCCGAGATCTACTACGCCGACGCCGGCCTGCTGATCATGGAGCGGCTGCCGGGGTCGACGGGCATCGGCATCGATGCCCAGCCGCACCTCGCCGAGCTGCTGGCCGAGCTTCACGGCGTAACGGCGCCGAAGTTCGGCTACCCACGAGACACACTTATCGGCTCGCTGCCCCAGCCCAACGCGGCCGGGTCGCGGCCCGGCTGCTGGGCGGACTTCTTCGCCGAACACCGAGTTCGGGCCTTCGCCACGAGAGCGCGGACTCGCGGGTCGATCTCGGAGGCGGGCCTGCGTACGGCCCACGCGCTCGCCGACGCGATCCGGTCGTCGCCCGAGCGGTACGTGGCGCCGGGAGAGGACCCCGTGCTCATCCACGGCGATCTCTGGTCGGGCAACATGCTGTCAGACGGAGGCCGGGTCACCGGGCTGATCGACCCGGCCATCTACTTCGCCGACCGCGAGATCGAGCTGGCGTTCGTGACCCTGTTCGGGTGCGTGGGCGACGCGTTCTTTGGGCGCTACGGGGAGCTGCGGCCCATCCAGCCCGGCTTCTGGGAGTTCCGACGCGACCTGTACACGATCTACCCGCTGCTGGTGCACGCCACGCTCTTCGGCGGGGGCTACGGAGCGCAAGCCGAGGCCGCAATGGCGCGCGTCCTGGGGCGTGCGTAG